In Opitutaceae bacterium TAV5, one genomic interval encodes:
- a CDS encoding malonyl CoA-ACP transacylase — MATALLFAGQGAQKVGMGKSLYDNSAVARSIYAEANAVLGWDIAGLSFEGPDAELTQTKACQPALFVHGMALHAILKEQGKLGDVKIALGLSLGEITALTAAGVFDFATGLRVVAERGRLMQMACEATVGGMAAVVGEERSTVADLCRDFDIEAANFNAPGQIIVSGEKTKVDAAVAAAKERGLKRVIPLNVAGAYHSRLMEPARAQFAEFLQGVTFNAPQLVVLTNTTGQAVSDPAAIREALVKQVVSSVLWEDCMRSAVAAGATEFIELGMAGVLAGLAKRTDKAWSVKSLAEWDDVAG, encoded by the coding sequence ATGGCTACAGCACTCCTCTTTGCCGGTCAGGGCGCCCAGAAAGTGGGCATGGGCAAATCCCTCTATGACAACTCCGCCGTCGCGCGTTCGATCTACGCCGAGGCCAACGCCGTCCTCGGCTGGGACATCGCCGGACTTTCTTTCGAAGGCCCCGACGCCGAGCTCACCCAGACCAAGGCCTGCCAGCCGGCGCTCTTCGTCCACGGCATGGCGCTCCATGCCATCCTCAAGGAACAGGGCAAGCTCGGTGACGTGAAGATCGCCCTTGGCCTCAGCCTCGGCGAAATCACGGCCCTGACGGCGGCCGGCGTGTTCGATTTCGCCACCGGCCTGCGTGTCGTGGCCGAGCGCGGCCGGCTCATGCAGATGGCCTGCGAGGCGACCGTCGGCGGCATGGCTGCCGTCGTCGGCGAGGAACGCTCCACCGTCGCCGACCTGTGCCGCGACTTCGACATCGAGGCCGCCAATTTCAACGCCCCCGGCCAGATCATCGTTTCCGGCGAGAAAACCAAAGTGGACGCCGCCGTCGCCGCCGCGAAGGAACGCGGCCTCAAGCGGGTGATCCCGCTCAACGTCGCCGGCGCCTACCACAGCCGCCTGATGGAGCCGGCCCGGGCGCAGTTCGCCGAATTTCTGCAAGGCGTCACCTTCAACGCCCCGCAACTCGTCGTCCTCACCAACACCACCGGCCAGGCGGTCTCCGACCCCGCGGCCATCCGCGAGGCGCTGGTGAAGCAGGTGGTCTCATCCGTGCTCTGGGAAGACTGCATGCGCTCGGCCGTCGCCGCCGGCGCCACGGAGTTCATCGAACTCGGCATGGCCGGCGTCCTTGCCGGCCTCGCCAAACGCACCGACAAGGCGTGGAGCGTCAAAAGCCTCGCCGAGTGGGACGACGTCGCGGGCTGA
- a CDS encoding phosphoribosylformylglycinamidine cyclo-ligase: MSLSYESSGVNYDQLDAFKRACQKAARATAPLLAAHGYAEPEKTRGESAYLIEAADHYLAHVEEGLGTKNLVADAVYAQTGQCFYREVAIDTVATIVNDLVTCGALPISIAMHAAVGASEWFADATRMEALVEGWAEGCRQAGGVWGGGETPTLRGIVNPDTIVLAGSAIGRIFPKTLRITGGVRDGDAIIFLASSGVQTNGLTLCRKIAEKLPQGYRTPIGHGDPRTYGEALLAPSVIYVAFVRECQQRGIPLNYVAHVTGHGWRKLMRLDEPFVYEITRPGEEPPLFRFLREAGPIDLREAYATFNQGVGFAAWVAPENVDATLAAAKAGGYTAWQAGHVRKDGDRKAVVIPSLGLEYDGGTLQLR; the protein is encoded by the coding sequence ATGTCGCTCAGCTACGAATCCTCCGGCGTCAACTATGACCAGCTCGACGCGTTCAAGCGCGCCTGCCAGAAGGCCGCCCGCGCCACCGCGCCCCTTCTCGCCGCGCACGGCTACGCCGAGCCCGAAAAAACCCGAGGCGAGAGCGCCTACCTGATCGAGGCCGCCGACCATTACCTCGCCCACGTCGAGGAAGGGCTCGGCACCAAAAACCTCGTAGCCGACGCCGTGTACGCGCAGACGGGCCAGTGCTTTTACCGCGAGGTGGCCATCGACACGGTGGCCACCATCGTCAACGACCTCGTCACTTGCGGCGCGCTGCCGATCTCCATCGCCATGCACGCGGCCGTGGGCGCGTCGGAGTGGTTTGCCGACGCGACGCGCATGGAGGCGCTTGTCGAAGGCTGGGCCGAGGGGTGCCGCCAGGCCGGCGGCGTCTGGGGCGGCGGGGAAACACCCACGCTGCGCGGTATCGTCAACCCGGATACGATCGTCCTCGCCGGCTCCGCCATCGGCAGGATTTTCCCGAAGACGCTCCGCATCACCGGCGGCGTGCGCGATGGCGACGCGATCATCTTTCTCGCCTCCTCCGGCGTGCAGACCAACGGCCTGACGCTTTGCCGGAAAATCGCCGAAAAACTCCCGCAGGGCTACCGGACGCCGATCGGCCACGGCGACCCGCGCACCTATGGCGAGGCGTTGCTCGCGCCCTCGGTCATTTACGTGGCCTTCGTGCGCGAGTGCCAGCAGCGCGGCATCCCGCTCAATTATGTGGCCCACGTCACCGGCCACGGCTGGCGCAAGCTGATGCGCCTCGACGAACCCTTCGTTTACGAAATCACCCGGCCGGGCGAAGAGCCGCCGCTGTTCCGCTTCCTGCGCGAGGCGGGTCCGATCGATTTGCGCGAGGCGTATGCGACTTTCAACCAGGGCGTGGGTTTTGCCGCCTGGGTCGCCCCGGAAAACGTCGACGCCACCCTCGCCGCCGCGAAGGCGGGCGGTTACACGGCCTGGCAGGCAGGCCACGTGCGCAAGGACGGCGACCGCAAGGCCGTGGTCATCCCCTCGCTCGGGCTGGAATACGACGGGGGCACGCTGCAACTGCGCTGA
- a CDS encoding membrane protein, translating into MPWIVASLLSAFFLGCYDLSIKHSVRDNAVLAVLFLANVCSAGVWAALMAADAALPQTLPGILHVDTLSPVQHLQLLLKSFIVACSWVCSYFAVKHLPVSLAAPIRATGPMWTLFGALLVLGERPSWLEGLGVVITLASFLGLSLAGAKEGVDFRRNKWIWFLVGGTLLGAVSGLYDKFLLGRAGFTTATVQCWFSIYLAILFLPLAAGWKFRLWPRNAFHWRWSIVAVSLFLLVADFLYFGALREEEALVSVVSSLRRGSVLVAFAGGLFLFGEKNGWQKFPAVLGVLIGIILTVAG; encoded by the coding sequence GTGCCCTGGATCGTCGCCAGTCTGCTCTCCGCCTTTTTCCTCGGGTGTTACGATCTGAGCATCAAACATTCCGTGCGCGACAACGCCGTGCTCGCGGTGCTGTTTCTGGCCAACGTGTGCAGCGCCGGCGTGTGGGCGGCGCTCATGGCGGCCGACGCCGCGCTGCCGCAAACGCTGCCGGGTATCCTGCACGTGGATACGCTTTCGCCGGTTCAGCATCTGCAACTCCTGCTGAAATCGTTCATCGTCGCCTGCTCGTGGGTGTGCAGCTATTTCGCCGTAAAGCACCTGCCGGTGTCGCTGGCCGCGCCGATCCGCGCCACCGGGCCGATGTGGACCCTGTTCGGCGCGCTGCTCGTGCTCGGCGAGCGGCCGTCATGGCTGGAGGGGCTGGGCGTGGTCATCACGCTGGCCTCGTTTCTCGGGCTTTCGCTGGCGGGGGCAAAGGAGGGCGTGGATTTCCGCCGCAACAAATGGATCTGGTTTCTCGTCGGCGGCACGCTGCTCGGCGCGGTGAGCGGGCTCTATGACAAATTTTTGCTCGGCCGCGCCGGCTTCACGACAGCGACGGTGCAGTGCTGGTTTTCGATTTATCTCGCGATCCTGTTCCTGCCGCTGGCCGCGGGCTGGAAATTCCGGCTCTGGCCGCGCAACGCGTTTCACTGGCGCTGGAGCATCGTGGCCGTCTCGCTGTTTCTGCTGGTGGCGGATTTTCTCTATTTCGGCGCGTTGCGCGAAGAGGAAGCGCTGGTCTCCGTCGTTTCGAGCCTGCGCCGGGGCAGCGTCCTCGTGGCGTTCGCGGGCGGCCTGTTCCTCTTCGGCGAAAAAAACGGCTGGCAGAAATTTCCCGCTGTCCTCGGCGTGCTCATTGGAATCATTCTAACGGTCGCCGGCTGA
- a CDS encoding hemolysin translates to MPPASKKIRLDELLVARGLAESRSQAKALVMSGRVRHGTERLDKPGKVYADDIALVLDRPPRFVSRGGEKLQGFIDRFGLDLRGAHLLDVGASTGGFTDCALQAGAASAVCVDVGRAQLHARLRGDPRVTNLEQVNARHLKPGDLPRPAFDVVVMDLSFISLKSVLPAIWPFVAPGSGTLVALVKPQFEAGKAEVDKGRGVIRDPAIQEAVLADITAFALGTLPRATLAGSMDSPITGADGNREFLLGLRKS, encoded by the coding sequence ATGCCGCCTGCCAGCAAAAAAATCCGCCTCGACGAACTCCTCGTCGCCCGCGGCCTCGCCGAATCCCGTTCGCAGGCCAAGGCCCTCGTCATGAGCGGACGCGTCCGCCACGGCACCGAACGGCTCGACAAGCCCGGCAAGGTTTACGCCGACGATATCGCTCTCGTCCTCGACCGGCCTCCGCGCTTCGTCTCGCGGGGCGGCGAGAAGCTGCAAGGGTTCATCGACCGGTTCGGCCTCGACCTGCGCGGGGCGCACCTGCTCGATGTCGGAGCCTCGACCGGCGGTTTCACCGATTGTGCCCTCCAGGCCGGCGCCGCCTCCGCCGTGTGCGTGGACGTGGGCCGCGCGCAACTCCATGCCCGGCTGCGCGGCGATCCGCGTGTCACCAATCTCGAACAGGTCAACGCCCGCCACCTCAAGCCCGGCGACCTGCCGCGTCCCGCGTTCGATGTCGTGGTCATGGACCTGTCGTTCATCTCGCTCAAGAGCGTGTTGCCGGCCATCTGGCCTTTCGTCGCTCCCGGCAGCGGCACGCTCGTGGCGCTCGTGAAACCGCAATTCGAGGCCGGCAAGGCCGAGGTGGACAAGGGCCGGGGCGTCATCCGCGACCCGGCGATCCAGGAAGCCGTCCTCGCCGACATCACCGCCTTCGCCCTCGGCACCCTGCCGCGCGCGACGCTTGCCGGTTCGATGGATTCCCCCATCACCGGCGCCGACGGCAACCGCGAGTTTTTGCTTGGTCTGCGAAAGTCGTGA
- a CDS encoding LacI family transcriptional regulator, giving the protein MASTRITIRDIAARAGLHFTTVSLALRDSPQLNIDTRARIKKLARDMGYRPDPMLSALQAHKRTRRNPHYQATIAWINNWPQRDDLLKIPEFHEYRRGAEERAAELGYLVEEFWTHDPATSPAKLRAILRARGIQALLVAPQPRPRTWLEFDYTDFSAIAFGYTLQPPLLHVVTNHQAHSVNLLLEKLWSLGYRRPGMYISRNWDEKVGYNWISGMMLSRWLHPTLARLPLVIDNAGRNTSAMAAWIKKHRPDVVITFSNNFVYLQGTGLRIPEDIGFASLNVGETDTHISGIRQNDRFIGRKAIDLLVDMVHRNERGIPEIPVRTLVEGVWCPGKTLRKPGASPAGRQTATHANRNPSRGGSPSARLSPNAPKPRRAD; this is encoded by the coding sequence ATGGCCTCCACGCGCATCACCATCCGCGACATCGCCGCCCGCGCCGGACTCCACTTCACTACCGTGTCCCTTGCCCTGCGCGACAGCCCCCAGCTCAATATCGACACCCGCGCCCGCATCAAGAAACTCGCCCGCGACATGGGTTACCGCCCCGACCCCATGCTCTCCGCCCTCCAGGCCCACAAACGCACCCGGCGCAACCCCCATTACCAGGCCACCATCGCCTGGATCAACAACTGGCCCCAACGCGACGACCTGCTCAAAATCCCCGAATTCCATGAATACCGGCGCGGCGCCGAGGAACGTGCCGCCGAACTCGGTTACCTCGTCGAGGAATTCTGGACGCACGATCCGGCGACTTCCCCCGCCAAACTCCGCGCCATTCTCCGCGCCCGCGGCATCCAGGCCCTTCTGGTCGCCCCCCAGCCGCGACCCCGCACGTGGCTGGAATTCGACTACACCGACTTTTCCGCCATCGCCTTCGGATACACCCTTCAGCCCCCGCTCCTTCACGTTGTGACCAATCACCAGGCGCATTCCGTCAACCTCCTCCTCGAAAAACTCTGGTCACTCGGCTACCGCCGCCCCGGCATGTACATAAGTCGCAACTGGGACGAAAAAGTCGGTTACAACTGGATCAGCGGCATGATGCTTTCGCGCTGGCTGCACCCCACGCTGGCGCGCCTCCCGCTCGTCATCGACAACGCCGGGAGAAACACCTCCGCGATGGCCGCCTGGATAAAAAAGCACCGTCCCGACGTCGTCATCACCTTCAGCAACAACTTCGTTTACCTTCAGGGCACCGGGCTGCGCATCCCCGAAGACATCGGCTTTGCCAGCCTCAACGTCGGGGAAACCGATACCCATATCTCCGGCATCCGGCAGAACGACCGGTTCATCGGACGCAAGGCCATCGACCTGCTCGTGGACATGGTGCACCGCAACGAACGCGGCATCCCCGAAATCCCCGTGCGCACCCTCGTCGAAGGCGTCTGGTGTCCGGGCAAAACGCTGCGCAAGCCGGGAGCGTCGCCCGCGGGCCGACAAACGGCAACTCACGCAAACCGGAATCCCTCACGGGGCGGATCACCCTCTGCCCGCCTCTCCCCGAATGCTCCGAAACCCCGGCGCGCGGATTGA
- a CDS encoding polysaccharide deacetylase yields MKTLPSLLLLPAFALAVAASFAAAAEEAPIPANPGFEEGLHAWRPNETMSQVVPEAAFSGKLGLRVTDNDTINGSSLFSSRYPVQPGQQLTLTFQARADADFLAVYFWPTNDAGRPVRDPAIRGDGLPKVFVKKGDGGWKPYTLTATLPEGAAAVSIWVHSWSGSTGVADFDDFNIEGIPPGTAPLDTPEAMKAASGAAIARAAARAAADAPPAEIPPRKTPPVILLKLDDLRQTGGKVHASWTRVADYLKARDIKSSIGIIAETLAEATPEYAGWIKARRDSGLIEFWFHGWDHKVWTDDAGKKRSEFSGRPFDEQLRRFARSQELAREKLGFAFTTFGPGGGGSGGHQDAATARAMTEDPDMKVWLYPSPIDAMGREIAAAGKITVLDRVWAVNLEGAVGQPHYNRFLAGYAKNPDREYFVLQGHPTHWGGDRFKEFEKIIDFLVEQKAVFMTPLEYAQSLGGKPARQVSGGK; encoded by the coding sequence ATGAAAACCCTCCCCTCTCTGCTGCTTCTCCCCGCATTCGCCCTGGCCGTTGCCGCGTCCTTCGCGGCAGCGGCCGAAGAGGCCCCCATCCCCGCCAATCCCGGTTTCGAGGAGGGACTTCACGCCTGGCGCCCCAACGAAACCATGTCGCAGGTGGTTCCCGAAGCCGCCTTTTCCGGAAAACTCGGTCTGCGTGTCACTGACAACGACACCATCAACGGCTCTTCGCTGTTCAGCAGCCGTTATCCCGTGCAACCGGGCCAGCAGCTCACGCTCACTTTCCAGGCCCGCGCCGACGCCGATTTTCTGGCCGTCTATTTCTGGCCGACCAACGACGCCGGACGGCCCGTGCGCGATCCCGCGATCCGGGGTGACGGCCTCCCCAAGGTTTTTGTGAAAAAAGGCGACGGGGGCTGGAAGCCCTACACGCTCACCGCCACCCTGCCGGAGGGCGCCGCCGCCGTTTCCATCTGGGTCCATTCCTGGAGCGGCAGCACCGGCGTCGCCGACTTCGACGATTTCAACATCGAAGGCATCCCTCCCGGCACCGCTCCGCTCGACACGCCCGAAGCCATGAAGGCCGCCTCCGGGGCGGCCATTGCCAGGGCCGCCGCCCGCGCCGCCGCCGATGCCCCGCCCGCCGAAATCCCCCCGCGCAAGACCCCGCCCGTCATCCTCCTCAAGCTCGACGATCTCCGCCAGACCGGCGGCAAGGTGCACGCCTCCTGGACACGCGTGGCCGACTACCTCAAGGCCCGCGACATCAAATCCTCCATCGGCATCATCGCCGAAACCCTCGCCGAGGCCACGCCCGAATACGCCGGCTGGATCAAGGCACGCCGCGACTCCGGCCTCATCGAATTCTGGTTTCACGGCTGGGACCACAAGGTGTGGACCGACGACGCCGGCAAGAAACGCAGCGAGTTTTCCGGCCGCCCCTTTGACGAACAACTCCGTCGCTTCGCCCGCAGCCAGGAGCTCGCCAGGGAAAAGCTCGGTTTTGCCTTCACCACATTCGGTCCCGGCGGCGGAGGCAGCGGCGGACATCAGGATGCCGCCACCGCCCGCGCCATGACGGAAGACCCCGACATGAAAGTCTGGCTCTATCCCTCGCCCATCGATGCCATGGGCCGCGAAATCGCCGCCGCCGGCAAGATCACCGTCCTCGACCGTGTCTGGGCCGTGAACCTCGAAGGCGCTGTCGGTCAGCCCCACTACAACCGCTTCCTCGCCGGCTACGCCAAAAATCCCGACCGCGAGTATTTCGTATTGCAGGGCCATCCCACCCACTGGGGCGGCGACCGGTTCAAGGAGTTCGAAAAGATCATCGATTTCCTCGTCGAACAAAAGGCCGTCTTCATGACCCCGCTCGAATACGCCCAAAGCCTCGGCGGCAAACCCGCCCGGCAAGTCAGCGGAGGAAAGTAA
- a CDS encoding autotransporter: MKHQPSILLHAIAFAAVVFASAANLPAADLIKANNTTALGTAGSYTVAGATPTNADTIIFNDTLSSVSSFNSGGTTARGLRLLDPANDITLSVGNSTLSLGVNGSATDGGFIDLSSAVRNLTINVASSGRLRFYGAQSTLTVAAGRTLTVNAPVEVYHTNGGSLRVTGAGAVILATVRDSDSIRTTRLIHDDTGSLTLTGANTYTGGTTLSGGNFTLAGTGSLFFDLAKGNRITGDSTGEVRFDGTFNVSVSDIALTEDTAWTLVAGTFSNLDYGSTFSLFLGGSIVGSGITLDSTNNYTAGNWSYDISSGALSYAAVPEPGITAALAAAGMLLAVALLRHRPGRYSR, translated from the coding sequence ATGAAACACCAACCGTCCATCCTCCTCCATGCCATCGCATTTGCTGCCGTCGTGTTTGCGTCTGCGGCGAACTTGCCTGCCGCCGACCTCATCAAGGCCAACAACACGACTGCACTCGGTACGGCCGGCAGTTACACCGTTGCCGGCGCCACACCGACCAACGCCGATACCATCATCTTCAACGACACCCTCAGCTCTGTCTCCTCATTCAATTCGGGCGGTACCACCGCGCGAGGGCTGCGCCTTCTGGACCCGGCCAATGACATCACCCTCTCGGTCGGCAACTCCACCCTTTCACTCGGAGTCAACGGCTCTGCCACCGATGGCGGTTTCATCGACCTTTCCTCGGCTGTCCGCAATCTGACGATCAATGTCGCTTCATCGGGCCGGCTCCGCTTCTACGGAGCCCAATCGACCCTCACCGTTGCAGCCGGTCGCACCCTCACCGTCAACGCACCGGTCGAGGTGTATCATACAAATGGTGGAAGTCTCCGGGTAACCGGTGCCGGAGCCGTCATCCTGGCTACTGTCCGGGACAGCGATTCTATCCGGACAACCCGGCTCATCCACGACGACACCGGCTCCCTCACCCTGACCGGAGCCAATACCTACACCGGTGGCACCACGCTCTCCGGTGGCAACTTCACGCTCGCCGGTACGGGCTCTCTCTTCTTCGACCTTGCGAAAGGCAACCGGATCACCGGCGACTCCACCGGAGAAGTGCGCTTCGATGGCACCTTCAACGTCTCCGTCAGCGATATCGCGTTGACCGAAGACACCGCCTGGACGCTCGTTGCCGGCACCTTCAGTAACCTCGATTACGGGAGCACCTTCTCCCTTTTCCTCGGCGGTAGCATTGTTGGCAGTGGCATCACGCTGGACAGCACCAACAACTATACTGCCGGCAACTGGAGTTACGACATCTCCTCCGGCGCGCTCTCGTATGCGGCCGTCCCTGAACCGGGAATCACCGCCGCGCTGGCCGCCGCGGGCATGCTGCTTGCCGTCGCGCTTCTGCGCCATCGGCCTGGCCGCTATTCCCGGTAG
- a CDS encoding type II secretory pathway, pseudopilin PulG codes for MKPAPRLSVPIPVRRARGFTLVELLTVIVIIGVLAAIIIPVAGKVRRSARAVECVSNLRYTLAAFNLYAADNNGYFPAVAKPSGSSTFNFGSQLMNREGAWQVEISPYWSRKLSGNIQAERNDQERYAFCPDFVVTDENVVTRGHGMNDILTAQGQVNAVDNKMSNPAYHCRTKALGITDPSRTILVGDSDKLLFSPAEVNARHNNRLNCGFVDGHVTALTWVEAKAVRDAVKNR; via the coding sequence ATGAAACCCGCACCCCGTCTTTCTGTCCCGATTCCCGTCCGCCGTGCGCGCGGCTTCACGCTGGTCGAGTTGCTGACCGTGATCGTCATCATCGGCGTGCTGGCCGCGATCATCATCCCGGTCGCGGGCAAGGTCCGGCGTTCGGCCCGCGCGGTCGAGTGTGTATCGAATCTCCGCTACACGCTTGCCGCGTTCAATCTCTACGCGGCGGACAACAACGGCTACTTCCCGGCGGTGGCGAAACCGTCCGGCAGCTCCACCTTCAATTTCGGTTCGCAGCTCATGAACAGGGAAGGCGCGTGGCAGGTTGAAATCAGCCCTTACTGGAGCCGGAAACTTTCGGGCAACATCCAGGCCGAAAGAAATGATCAGGAGCGGTACGCCTTCTGCCCGGATTTTGTGGTGACGGACGAAAATGTCGTCACGCGCGGCCACGGCATGAACGACATTCTCACCGCGCAGGGGCAGGTGAATGCGGTGGACAACAAGATGTCGAATCCCGCCTACCATTGCCGGACAAAGGCTCTGGGCATCACCGATCCGTCGAGGACGATTCTCGTGGGCGACAGCGACAAGCTCCTGTTCAGCCCGGCCGAGGTCAACGCCCGTCACAACAACCGGCTCAATTGCGGGTTTGTCGACGGGCACGTCACGGCCTTGACGTGGGTCGAGGCGAAGGCTGTCCGGGATGCCGTGAAAAACCGGTAG
- a CDS encoding RpoD family RNA polymerase sigma factor — MSLSTLSARTSSPSDTDESVAGGTAAGRPEIAPPSFLEKAADAPSEAAPLERSNLQLYLQEIGKTPLLTPDEEVTLARRIRRGDKAARDHMISANLRLVVKIAMDYKDFGLPLLDLISEGNIGLVKAVERFDPRKGGKLSTYAAWWIKQSIKRALANQSKTIRLPVHLVDKIARMRRTAMALTEQLGREPTDEEIAMELQIPTSKVAHLKSVSVRPASLDAPVGEDGDSSTFGELVGDENAVSPFDSLKERSRNADLKAMVDSLDPREAEIIRYRFGLDGRDELTLEEVGQKFKVTRERVRQLQNLALSKMRKAISRHEAQRSVEELEEEERLRKRHEVIREFIESRSVNPFEESGSTRAATRGTRPVATVATGSSRRPARR, encoded by the coding sequence ATGTCACTCTCCACACTCTCAGCCCGTACGTCTTCCCCCTCCGATACCGACGAATCCGTAGCCGGCGGCACCGCTGCCGGTCGTCCCGAGATCGCACCGCCCTCCTTTCTCGAAAAGGCGGCCGACGCGCCCTCCGAAGCCGCTCCTCTGGAGCGCAGCAACCTTCAGCTTTATTTGCAGGAGATCGGCAAGACGCCGCTCCTGACGCCCGACGAGGAAGTCACGCTCGCCCGTCGCATCCGCCGCGGAGACAAGGCCGCCCGCGATCACATGATCTCGGCCAACCTGCGTCTCGTGGTGAAGATCGCGATGGATTACAAGGACTTCGGCCTCCCGCTCCTCGACCTGATCAGCGAGGGCAACATCGGCCTGGTGAAGGCCGTGGAGCGTTTCGATCCCCGCAAGGGCGGCAAGCTCTCCACCTACGCCGCATGGTGGATCAAGCAGTCGATCAAGCGCGCCCTCGCCAACCAGTCCAAGACCATCCGCCTGCCTGTCCATCTGGTCGACAAGATCGCCCGGATGCGCCGCACGGCGATGGCCCTGACGGAACAGCTCGGCCGCGAGCCGACGGACGAAGAGATCGCGATGGAGCTCCAGATCCCGACCAGCAAGGTCGCGCATCTGAAATCCGTCAGCGTGCGTCCGGCCTCGCTCGACGCGCCCGTCGGCGAAGATGGCGACTCCTCGACGTTCGGCGAACTGGTGGGCGACGAAAACGCCGTCAGCCCGTTCGACAGCCTCAAGGAGCGCAGCCGCAACGCCGACCTGAAGGCCATGGTCGATTCGCTCGATCCGCGCGAGGCGGAGATCATCCGTTACCGGTTCGGCCTCGATGGCCGCGACGAGCTCACGCTCGAGGAGGTCGGCCAGAAATTCAAGGTCACGCGCGAGCGCGTCCGCCAGTTGCAGAACCTCGCGCTCTCCAAGATGCGCAAGGCGATCAGCCGCCACGAGGCCCAGCGCAGCGTGGAGGAACTGGAAGAGGAGGAACGCCTCCGCAAGCGCCACGAGGTCATCCGGGAATTCATCGAGTCGCGTTCCGTGAATCCGTTCGAGGAGAGCGGCAGCACGCGGGCCGCGACGCGAGGCACTCGCCCGGTCGCCACCGTCGCCACCGGTTCTTCCCGCCGCCCCGCCCGACGCTGA